One Scyliorhinus canicula chromosome 12, sScyCan1.1, whole genome shotgun sequence genomic region harbors:
- the LOC119974234 gene encoding protein FAM187B-like, with amino-acid sequence MLMLLPALSILALLMDKLLPVPGGQDASCLPPQACQIPLLSRNVATLVCVVGPVSEGPVAWFYVNSSDAEGRAQLLLGDGSQGAPSPQLQLLRSRSEVKDGNLIISPLALSDSGIYSCRAADKTLAYYEVDVQDVDSVHVSDRWLGQTVLPRLRVQLGRRSLQMFTLWNSWQECDRCSARGQRKRLGYCYAQAAGAPGPPLPCGLQALREGRRLPRRGPELALASCHVPCATGPSPDDQLRRLELPGRRFVLLDQAPVLLLETHLVTVHSNVTFRCPGASIYSPVSWQWNSTQVGGLESPQEAADTHSLDPATGGSVYTITDTQLADQGLYRCFVSERLAASFHLRVFNPFRTHRGVGGSAMGFIWTTLACVGLASLILILLTLLYTYCSQIRRHQKVTGSWL; translated from the coding sequence ATGCTGATGCTGCTCCCAGCTCTCTCCATCCTGGCTCTGCTCATGGACAAGCTGCTGCCAGTACCCGGCGGCCAGGACGCCTCCTGTTTGCCTCCCCAAGCCTGCCAGATCCCCCTGCTGAGCCGGAACGTGGCCACcctggtgtgtgtggtggggcctGTGTCTGAGGGGCCGGTCGCCTGGTTTTATGTGAACAGTTCGGATGCAGAAGGCAGGGCCCAGCTGCTGCTGGGGGACGGCAGCCAgggagcccccagcccacagctccagctgctgcgGTCTCGCTCCGAAGTGAAGGACGGCAACCTGATCATCAGCCCGCTCGCCTTGTCCGACTCCGGCATCTACTCGTGCAGAGCGGCCGACAAAACGCTGGCCTATTACGAGGTGGACGTGCAGGACGTGGACAGTGTGCATGTGTCGGATAGGTGGCTGGGCCAGACGGTGCTGCCCCGGCTCAGGGTGCAGCTGGGCAGGAGGAGCCTGCAGATGTTCACCCTGTGGAATTCCTGGCAGGAGTGTGACCGCTGCTCCGCCCGGGGCCAGAGGAAGCGCCTGGGGTACTGCTACGCCCAGGCGGCCGGGGCGCCCGGGCCGCCGCTCCCCTGCGGCCTACAGGCGCTGCGGGAAGGCCGGCGGCTCCCCCGCCGGGGCCCCGAGCTCGCCCTGGCGTCCTGCCACGTCCCCTGCGCCACCGGCCCCTCGCCCGACGACCAGCTCCGCCGCCTCGAACTTCCGGGCCGGCGCTTCGTGCTCCTGGACCAGGCCCCGGTCCTCCTCCTGGAGACTCACCTGGTCACCGTCCACAGCAACGTGACTTTCCGGTGCCCCGGGGCCTCCATCTACAGCCCGGTGTCCTGGCAGTGGAATTCCACCCAGGTGGGCGGCCTGGAATCCCCCCAGGAGGCGGCCGACACACATTCCCTGGATCCAGCCACCGGCGGGAGCGTTTACACCATCACCGACACCCAGCTGGCAGACCAGGGACTCTACAGGTGCTTCGTGTCGGAGAGACTGGCCGCCTCCTTCCACCTCCGGGTCTTCAACCCCTTCAGGACGCACAGGGGGGTGGGCGGCAGCGCCATGGGGTTCATCTGGACCACCCTGGCCTGCGTGGGGCTGGCCTCTCTCATTCtcatcctcctcaccctcctctacACCTACTGCAGCCAAATCCGCCGGCACCAGAAAGTCACAGGGTCCTGGCTCTGA